In one Cloacibacillus porcorum genomic region, the following are encoded:
- a CDS encoding DUF1490 family protein, with the protein MRIECERCLVFAAGLIVGAGAYAMVKNGKAKKAAVKALAKGMELQEKVAAAAERTKESVADTIAEAKCCMEEEK; encoded by the coding sequence ATGAGAATCGAATGTGAACGCTGCCTGGTATTTGCCGCCGGACTGATCGTCGGCGCCGGGGCCTATGCGATGGTGAAGAACGGCAAGGCGAAGAAGGCTGCCGTCAAAGCTCTGGCGAAGGGCATGGAACTCCAGGAAAAAGTCGCGGCGGCGGCTGAGAGGACGAAGGAATCTGTGGCGGATACCATCGCCGAGGCAAAGTGCTGCATGGAAGAGGAAAAATAA
- the trpA gene encoding tryptophan synthase subunit alpha has translation MSRLREAFGSGKAFIPFITCGDPDLETTENIVCAMAEAGADIIELGIPFSDPTAEGPVIQAANVRALAGGVTTDKIFAMARRLRAKISVPLVFMTYANVVYSYGTERFVKAAASAGVDGLILPDVPFEEKEEFSAPCRSGGLELVSLIAPTSNDRAAMIARAAEGFVYCVSSLGVTGVRGEITTDVGAMVRLVKREKDIPCAVGFGISTPEQARAMAAAADGAIVGSAIVKLCARYGKEAAPHVARYVREMKAAVMEAVG, from the coding sequence ATGAGTAGGTTAAGAGAGGCGTTTGGCTCCGGCAAGGCCTTCATCCCATTTATCACCTGCGGCGACCCTGATCTGGAGACCACGGAAAATATCGTCTGCGCGATGGCGGAGGCGGGCGCGGATATTATCGAACTCGGCATTCCCTTTTCCGATCCGACCGCCGAGGGGCCGGTGATCCAGGCGGCCAATGTGCGCGCGCTTGCGGGAGGGGTGACCACCGATAAGATTTTCGCGATGGCGCGCCGCCTCCGCGCGAAGATTTCCGTGCCTCTGGTGTTTATGACCTACGCCAACGTGGTCTATTCCTACGGGACGGAGAGGTTTGTGAAGGCCGCCGCTTCGGCGGGCGTCGACGGGCTGATACTGCCGGACGTGCCCTTTGAGGAGAAGGAGGAGTTCTCCGCGCCCTGCCGCTCAGGCGGGCTGGAGCTGGTCTCGCTCATCGCGCCGACCTCCAACGACCGCGCTGCGATGATCGCGCGCGCCGCGGAGGGCTTCGTCTACTGCGTGTCGTCGCTCGGCGTCACCGGCGTCAGGGGTGAGATAACGACCGACGTCGGCGCGATGGTGCGGCTGGTGAAGAGGGAGAAGGATATCCCCTGCGCCGTCGGCTTCGGCATTTCGACCCCGGAGCAGGCGCGTGCGATGGCCGCCGCCGCCGACGGCGCTATCGTCGGCAGCGCCATCGTCAAGCTCTGCGCGCGGTACGGCAAAGAGGCCGCGCCCCATGTGGCGCGGTATGTCCGCGAGATGAAGGCCGCCGTTATGGAGGCTGTGGGTTAA
- the xth gene encoding exodeoxyribonuclease III: MPKTDIATFNVNSVKSRLPILDTWLSSDGAPDILCLQETKCRDEEFPAAFFEERGYHSVFKGMKSYNGVAVVSRAKPDEYEFGLCDEGEEGRGESEMARVARVRFGGLTVLNTYIPQGKEIDNPDYPYKLRFIGRVRKLLEKKCSPSDRVVWLGDLNVAPTDIDVTNPKNKKDHVCFHQDVKEALAKAMEWGLVDIFREHLRGEGEYTFWDYRVKDSLARNIGWRIDHILGTQSAAALCRGVRVERSLRAMERPSDHTAVVGTFEL; encoded by the coding sequence ATGCCAAAGACAGACATAGCGACATTTAACGTGAACTCGGTAAAGAGCCGCCTGCCGATACTCGATACATGGCTCTCCTCCGACGGAGCCCCGGATATCCTCTGCCTGCAGGAGACCAAATGCCGCGACGAAGAATTTCCCGCGGCCTTCTTCGAGGAGCGGGGATACCACTCCGTATTCAAGGGAATGAAGAGCTACAACGGCGTTGCCGTCGTCTCGCGCGCGAAGCCGGATGAATACGAGTTCGGACTGTGCGACGAGGGCGAAGAGGGACGCGGCGAATCGGAGATGGCGCGCGTGGCGCGCGTCCGTTTCGGAGGGCTCACGGTGCTGAACACCTACATACCGCAGGGCAAAGAGATAGACAATCCAGACTATCCCTACAAACTTCGTTTCATTGGACGGGTGCGGAAGCTGCTGGAAAAAAAGTGCAGTCCATCCGACAGAGTGGTCTGGCTTGGCGACCTGAACGTCGCGCCGACCGACATCGACGTGACCAATCCGAAAAATAAAAAGGACCACGTCTGTTTTCACCAGGATGTGAAAGAGGCGCTCGCGAAGGCGATGGAGTGGGGGCTGGTGGACATCTTCCGCGAGCACCTTCGGGGCGAGGGTGAATACACCTTCTGGGACTACCGCGTAAAAGATTCGCTGGCGCGGAATATCGGCTGGCGTATAGACCACATTCTTGGGACCCAAAGCGCCGCCGCCCTCTGCCGGGGCGTGAGGGTGGAACGCTCCCTTCGCGCGATGGAGAGACCCTCCGACCACACGGCGGTGGTCGGCACATTCGAGCTGTAA
- the trpB gene encoding tryptophan synthase subunit beta produces the protein MDKGRFGVHGGQYIPETLMNAVIELEEAYNRYKDDEDFNRELTALLNDYAGRPSRLYFARRMTADLGGAKIYLKREDLNHTGAHKINNVLGQVLLAQRMGKKRVIAETGAGQHGVATATAAALMGLECEVFMGREDTERQALNVYRMRLLGAKVHAVESGTGTLKDAVSETMREWTSRISDTHYVLGSCMGPHPFPTIVRDFQSVISREIKEQLLAAEGRLPNVVLACVGGGSNAIGAFYHFIPDTSVRLIGCEAAGRGADTPETAATIATGRLGIFHGMKSYFCQDEYGQIAPVYSISAGLDYPGIGPEHAHLHDTGRAEYVPVTDAEAVEAFEYLSRMEGVIPAIESAHAVAHARKIAPLMGGDQIIVINLSGRGDKDCAAIARYRGEDIHE, from the coding sequence ATGGATAAGGGACGGTTTGGCGTCCACGGCGGGCAGTATATTCCCGAAACGCTGATGAACGCCGTCATTGAATTGGAAGAGGCCTATAATCGCTATAAGGACGACGAGGATTTCAACCGGGAGCTGACGGCGCTGCTCAACGACTACGCGGGACGCCCCTCGCGGCTCTATTTCGCGCGGCGCATGACCGCCGACCTCGGCGGCGCGAAGATATATCTCAAGCGCGAGGATCTGAACCATACCGGCGCGCATAAGATAAACAACGTGCTGGGGCAGGTGCTGCTCGCGCAGCGTATGGGTAAAAAACGCGTCATCGCCGAGACCGGGGCCGGACAGCACGGCGTCGCGACGGCCACCGCCGCGGCGCTGATGGGGCTTGAGTGCGAGGTCTTTATGGGACGCGAGGATACTGAACGGCAGGCGCTCAATGTCTACCGTATGCGGCTGCTGGGGGCGAAGGTCCACGCCGTCGAGAGCGGCACCGGCACGCTCAAGGACGCGGTGAGCGAGACGATGCGCGAATGGACGAGCCGTATCAGCGATACGCATTATGTTCTCGGTTCATGTATGGGGCCGCACCCGTTCCCGACGATCGTGCGCGATTTCCAGTCGGTGATCTCCAGGGAGATAAAGGAGCAACTGCTGGCGGCGGAGGGCAGACTGCCGAATGTCGTACTGGCCTGCGTCGGCGGCGGCTCAAACGCGATCGGGGCCTTTTATCATTTTATCCCAGACACCTCCGTGCGTCTCATCGGCTGCGAGGCGGCGGGGCGCGGCGCGGATACGCCGGAGACGGCGGCGACGATCGCCACCGGCAGGCTCGGCATCTTCCACGGCATGAAGTCGTACTTCTGCCAGGATGAGTACGGGCAGATCGCGCCGGTCTATTCCATCTCGGCGGGGCTCGATTATCCGGGCATCGGTCCGGAGCACGCGCATCTGCATGATACGGGACGCGCCGAATATGTGCCCGTCACCGACGCGGAGGCCGTTGAGGCCTTTGAGTATCTTTCGCGTATGGAGGGCGTCATTCCCGCCATTGAGAGCGCCCATGCCGTCGCCCACGCGCGGAAGATCGCCCCGCTGATGGGCGGCGATCAGATAATCGTCATCAACCTGTCGGGCCGCGGCGACAAGGACTGCGCGGCGATCGCCCGTTACAGAGGGGAGGATATCCATGAGTAG
- a CDS encoding flavodoxin, which produces MGKIAVIYWSAGGNTEAMAKAIARGISSENVGADVFSVSEFGSKSVNDYEKLALGCPSMGAEVLEECEFEPFLSSIEHGLAGEKVALFGSYGWGDGEWMRNWEGRMRGDGCLLFETGLIINLTPDDEGIKQCEEFGARFAKF; this is translated from the coding sequence ATGGGTAAAATCGCAGTGATCTACTGGAGTGCGGGTGGAAATACAGAGGCGATGGCGAAGGCCATAGCCAGAGGAATATCATCGGAGAATGTTGGGGCGGATGTCTTCAGCGTCTCCGAATTCGGCAGTAAAAGCGTGAACGATTATGAAAAACTCGCTCTCGGCTGTCCCTCTATGGGCGCGGAAGTTCTTGAGGAGTGTGAGTTCGAGCCTTTTCTCTCATCAATAGAGCACGGACTCGCGGGGGAAAAGGTGGCGCTCTTCGGCTCCTATGGCTGGGGCGACGGCGAATGGATGAGAAACTGGGAGGGGCGGATGCGCGGCGACGGCTGCCTGCTCTTTGAAACCGGCCTCATCATCAACCTTACCCCCGACGACGAGGGGATAAAGCAGTGCGAGGAATTTGGAGCGCGCTTCGCTAAATTTTAA
- the trpC gene encoding indole-3-glycerol phosphate synthase TrpC — MNILAEIAGRTKLRVAEEKARLPLSEVKRRAEAAAKECEPFAFERALKGGDISFICEVKRASPSKGLIAADFPYLDIARDYQAAGAAAVSCLTEPYWFKGEDRYLSEIAAEISIPVLRKDFVVNEYMVCAARALGASAVLLICALLDDAQLRSFAQLAGELGLSALVEAHDEAEVERALLAGARVVGVNNRDLRSFQVDMEVSCRLRSLVPPEILFVSESGIESAGDIERLRRHGVDAVLIGEKLMRAADRRAMLAELRGGGQ, encoded by the coding sequence GTGAATATACTTGCGGAGATCGCCGGGCGCACGAAGCTGCGTGTAGCGGAGGAGAAGGCCCGGCTGCCTCTCTCCGAGGTAAAACGACGGGCGGAGGCGGCCGCCAAAGAGTGCGAGCCCTTTGCCTTTGAACGGGCGCTGAAGGGCGGCGATATATCCTTCATCTGCGAGGTAAAGCGGGCCTCTCCCTCTAAGGGGCTCATCGCCGCCGATTTTCCCTATCTTGATATCGCGCGCGACTATCAGGCGGCGGGCGCGGCGGCGGTCTCCTGTCTCACGGAGCCGTACTGGTTCAAGGGTGAGGACCGCTATCTGAGCGAGATAGCGGCGGAGATATCGATCCCCGTTTTACGCAAGGATTTTGTCGTGAACGAGTATATGGTCTGCGCGGCGCGGGCGCTCGGAGCCTCGGCGGTGCTGCTGATCTGCGCCCTCCTCGACGACGCGCAGCTGCGTTCTTTCGCGCAGCTCGCCGGGGAGCTTGGCCTTTCGGCGCTCGTCGAGGCGCATGACGAGGCCGAGGTGGAGCGGGCTCTGTTGGCCGGAGCGAGGGTCGTCGGCGTCAATAACCGCGATCTCAGGAGCTTTCAGGTGGATATGGAGGTCAGCTGCCGTCTGCGTTCGCTGGTGCCGCCGGAGATTCTCTTTGTCTCCGAAAGCGGCATCGAGAGCGCCGGTGATATTGAAAGGCTGCGGCGGCACGGCGTCGACGCGGTGCTTATCGGCGAAAAGCTGATGCGCGCCGCGGACAGGCGCGCGATGCTCGCCGAGCTGCGGGGCGGCGGCCAATGA
- a CDS encoding threonine synthase yields MNYICSRCGKKSDTATLKAGCECGGLWKLDYKPPKFDLDKVDQREWSLFRYRAFMPPEGEVWRDITLGEGMTPVTRFNDDILLKMDYEMPTLSFKDRGAAVLISHCKTIGVEHIVQDSSGNAGNSVAAYAARAGISCEIFVPEGTSPKKIAMIRAHGATCTIVPGSRDHCAAVCREKASQEGNYYASHVYNPFFYEGTKTYIYEVYEQLGRIPANIIVPVGNGTLFLGVMKGLEELAEAGLIERFPQVIAVQSERCAPLLEAVKNSLREPAKVSPQKTLAEGIAIGEPMRGREILEYVYRHGVKMVSAPEEKILEARGLLAAKGIYCEHTTAANLAGYMACAEMYGVPQDCLIPICGAGLKSDH; encoded by the coding sequence ATGAATTATATATGTTCCCGCTGCGGGAAAAAGAGCGATACGGCGACGCTTAAAGCCGGATGCGAATGCGGCGGCCTCTGGAAGCTCGATTACAAACCGCCGAAGTTCGACCTAGATAAAGTCGACCAAAGAGAATGGAGCCTCTTCCGTTACCGCGCCTTTATGCCGCCCGAGGGCGAAGTGTGGCGCGATATCACGCTCGGAGAGGGCATGACGCCCGTTACGCGCTTTAACGACGACATTCTCCTGAAAATGGATTACGAGATGCCGACGCTGTCATTCAAGGACCGCGGCGCGGCGGTCCTCATCTCCCACTGCAAAACTATCGGGGTGGAGCATATCGTGCAGGATTCAAGCGGTAACGCGGGAAACAGCGTCGCCGCCTACGCCGCCAGAGCGGGCATCTCCTGCGAGATATTCGTTCCAGAGGGCACCTCGCCGAAAAAGATCGCGATGATACGCGCCCACGGAGCGACCTGTACGATCGTCCCCGGCTCGCGCGACCACTGCGCCGCGGTATGCAGGGAGAAGGCTTCGCAGGAGGGAAACTATTACGCGAGCCATGTCTATAATCCCTTCTTTTACGAGGGCACCAAGACATATATCTACGAGGTCTATGAACAGCTGGGAAGGATTCCCGCGAATATCATCGTCCCCGTGGGAAACGGCACGCTCTTCCTCGGCGTCATGAAGGGGCTGGAGGAGCTGGCGGAGGCCGGGCTTATCGAGAGGTTCCCGCAGGTGATCGCCGTGCAGAGCGAACGCTGCGCGCCGCTGCTGGAAGCGGTAAAAAATTCGCTGCGCGAACCGGCGAAGGTGTCGCCGCAAAAAACGCTCGCGGAGGGCATAGCGATCGGCGAGCCGATGCGCGGCAGGGAGATACTCGAATATGTCTACCGTCACGGGGTAAAGATGGTCTCCGCGCCGGAGGAAAAGATACTGGAGGCGCGGGGGCTGCTAGCCGCCAAGGGTATCTACTGCGAACACACCACCGCCGCGAACCTCGCGGGCTATATGGCCTGCGCGGAGATGTACGGCGTTCCCCAGGACTGCCTCATCCCGATCTGCGGCGCGGGGCTGAAATCTGACCATTAA
- the trpD gene encoding anthranilate phosphoribosyltransferase, translating into MIKEAIIRLSKKEDLSYSEAQDVMNEIMDGKTSQVQTAAYLTALSLKGETTEEITGSAAGMRQHCVKLLHDMDVLEIVGTGGDNANSFNISTTSAMVIAAGGVPVAKHGSRAASSKCGAADVLEALGVKITLAPEESARLLREINICFLFAQNYHIAMKYVAPIRKELSIRTVFNILGPLTNPAGANRELMGVYEEALVEPLAQVMSRLGVVRGMVVYGQDRLDEISMSAPTSVCEIKEGWFQSYEITPERFGYQRCDKSELTGGTPEENAAITRAILAGSERGAKRQAVCLNAGAALYIGGRAETMEAGVRMAEELLDSGAALKKLEEFIAESSR; encoded by the coding sequence ATGATTAAAGAGGCGATAATAAGGCTCTCAAAAAAGGAGGACCTGAGTTATTCCGAGGCGCAGGACGTGATGAACGAGATCATGGACGGAAAGACGAGCCAGGTCCAGACGGCGGCCTATCTGACGGCGCTTTCGCTCAAGGGCGAGACGACGGAGGAGATCACCGGCTCGGCGGCGGGGATGCGCCAGCACTGCGTCAAACTGCTGCACGACATGGATGTGCTGGAGATAGTCGGTACGGGGGGCGACAACGCCAACTCTTTCAATATATCGACGACCTCGGCGATGGTGATCGCCGCCGGCGGCGTGCCGGTCGCCAAACACGGCAGCCGCGCCGCCTCTTCGAAGTGTGGCGCGGCGGACGTCCTCGAGGCGCTCGGGGTGAAGATCACCCTTGCGCCGGAGGAGAGCGCGCGGCTGCTGAGGGAGATAAATATCTGCTTCCTCTTCGCCCAGAATTATCATATCGCGATGAAGTATGTCGCGCCAATCCGCAAGGAGCTCAGTATCCGCACCGTATTCAACATTCTCGGCCCGCTCACCAATCCCGCCGGGGCGAACCGCGAGCTGATGGGGGTCTACGAGGAGGCGCTGGTGGAGCCGCTCGCGCAGGTGATGTCCCGCTTGGGCGTCGTCAGGGGCATGGTGGTATACGGGCAGGACCGGCTCGACGAGATTTCGATGAGCGCGCCGACGTCGGTCTGCGAGATAAAAGAGGGCTGGTTCCAGTCTTACGAGATAACGCCGGAGCGCTTTGGCTATCAGCGCTGCGACAAATCCGAGCTGACCGGCGGCACTCCGGAGGAGAACGCGGCTATCACAAGGGCGATTCTCGCCGGCAGTGAGCGCGGCGCGAAACGGCAGGCGGTCTGTCTCAACGCGGGCGCGGCGCTTTATATCGGCGGCAGGGCCGAAACGATGGAGGCGGGCGTGCGGATGGCCGAGGAGCTGCTGGATTCCGGCGCGGCGCTGAAGAAGCTCGAAGAATTTATCGCGGAGAGCAGCAGGTGA
- a CDS encoding phosphoribosylanthranilate isomerase translates to MTRIKICGLTRPCDVDYVNRYVPDYCGFVINVPRSRRNVTPQRARELAARLNPGIVPVGVFVDESQSAVARLLNEGVIAAAQLHGAEDASYIKELRRLTAGTLIQAFRVASPADAERAAESLADYVLLDSGGGTGERFDWRLAEGFKRPFFLAGGLGAENISDALERLRPFAVDMSSGVETEGVKDPVKIEAAVAAVRRYS, encoded by the coding sequence ATGACGAGGATCAAAATATGCGGGCTAACGCGCCCCTGCGATGTTGACTATGTAAACAGGTACGTCCCCGATTACTGCGGCTTCGTCATTAATGTGCCCAGGAGCCGCCGCAATGTGACGCCGCAGCGGGCGCGCGAACTTGCGGCCCGTTTGAACCCTGGCATCGTCCCCGTGGGGGTGTTTGTCGACGAAAGCCAGTCCGCAGTGGCGCGGCTGCTCAACGAGGGTGTGATCGCCGCCGCGCAGCTGCACGGCGCGGAGGATGCTTCCTATATTAAGGAGCTGCGCCGCCTCACGGCGGGAACGCTGATACAGGCCTTCCGCGTGGCGTCGCCCGCGGACGCGGAACGCGCCGCGGAGAGTTTGGCGGACTATGTGCTGCTGGACAGCGGAGGCGGCACGGGGGAGCGGTTCGACTGGCGGCTGGCGGAGGGTTTCAAGAGGCCGTTTTTTCTCGCCGGCGGGCTGGGGGCGGAAAATATCTCCGACGCTTTGGAGCGGCTGCGCCCCTTCGCGGTGGATATGAGCAGCGGCGTGGAGACGGAGGGGGTCAAGGACCCCGTGAAGATAGAGGCGGCGGTGGCCGCGGTGAGGAGGTATTCGTAA
- a CDS encoding heavy metal translocating P-type ATPase — MEFVIAHELPGRIRLRTPKGTFSKKNAPAVEALLESQRGVKRVRAAYLTGSILIYFEAPQRENVLSAAALLTEDYYDDEKLEGLRGGAPQDSLKTSLVAMAARFVFRLMLPSPLRKTVNICRASSFVRRGLHSLLVVRKLDVSVLDASAIVSAILRGDFVSAGIIMTLISLGDLLESWTQRKSKEDLAQSLALRVDTVWVRRGGGDVETAFADLAVGDLVVVRAGSVIPVDGRVDEGEAVVNQSSMTGEPLGVVRKKGASVYAGTAVEEGMIVVETTALGNSTRISKIIEVVEESESRKASVQGRAEHLADSIVPFNFMLAGLIYLVTRNPVRASSALMVDYSCAIKLATPLAILASMREGIRRGVLIKGGKYIEALSDADTVVFDKTGTLTVAEPRVAKVIALNGFRGEDVLRLSACLEEHFPHSIAKAVVRRAEEDELRHAEEHADVEYAVAHGIASSLRGERVIIGSAHFVFEDEGIGLSEEDEKIIVEECAHYSLLYLAVGAKLAGIICIADPLRGEAREVVSALRAEGLEHLVMLTGDSRRAAENTAAQLGISELRSEMLPVDKAKYVRALVEKRRVVIMVGDGVNDSPALSAASVGVSMRSGADIAQEVANVVLLENGLGALIDARRISRGTMRKINRNYCFIVGTNTMLLLLGLGGFISPALSALLHNLSTVGASVYSLAPVLEGEM, encoded by the coding sequence ATGGAATTTGTCATAGCCCACGAATTGCCCGGACGTATCCGCCTGCGCACGCCCAAGGGAACTTTTTCAAAAAAGAACGCGCCCGCGGTGGAGGCGCTGCTGGAATCGCAGCGGGGCGTGAAGAGGGTCAGGGCGGCCTATCTGACTGGGAGCATCCTTATATATTTTGAAGCGCCGCAGCGGGAGAACGTTCTTTCCGCGGCGGCGTTGCTCACTGAAGACTACTATGACGACGAGAAGCTGGAGGGGCTTCGCGGCGGCGCGCCGCAGGATAGCCTAAAAACGAGCCTGGTGGCGATGGCCGCTCGTTTCGTCTTTCGCCTCATGCTTCCAAGTCCTTTGCGCAAGACGGTAAATATCTGCCGCGCCTCATCCTTTGTTCGCCGGGGACTGCACTCTCTGCTGGTCGTCCGCAAGCTCGACGTCTCCGTACTGGATGCCTCGGCGATCGTGAGCGCGATCCTGCGCGGCGATTTTGTCTCAGCGGGGATCATAATGACGCTGATCTCGCTCGGCGACCTTCTCGAAAGCTGGACGCAGCGGAAGTCTAAAGAGGATCTCGCGCAGAGCCTCGCGCTGCGCGTCGACACAGTATGGGTACGGCGCGGCGGCGGCGACGTGGAAACGGCCTTCGCCGACCTCGCCGTAGGCGATCTGGTCGTCGTCCGCGCGGGCAGCGTCATTCCGGTGGACGGCAGGGTGGACGAGGGCGAGGCGGTGGTGAACCAGTCCTCGATGACGGGCGAACCGCTCGGCGTCGTGAGGAAAAAGGGCGCGAGCGTCTACGCCGGCACGGCGGTGGAGGAGGGCATGATCGTCGTGGAGACCACCGCCCTCGGAAATTCCACCCGCATCAGCAAGATCATCGAGGTGGTCGAAGAGTCCGAGAGCCGCAAGGCCTCAGTGCAGGGACGCGCCGAACACCTCGCCGACTCCATAGTTCCCTTCAACTTCATGCTTGCGGGGCTCATCTATCTTGTTACCCGAAACCCGGTGCGCGCCTCCTCGGCGCTGATGGTGGACTATTCCTGCGCCATCAAGCTCGCGACGCCGCTCGCCATCCTCGCCTCGATGCGCGAGGGTATCCGGCGCGGCGTGCTGATAAAGGGTGGGAAATATATCGAGGCGCTCTCCGACGCCGACACCGTCGTCTTTGATAAGACGGGGACTCTGACCGTGGCCGAGCCGCGCGTCGCCAAAGTCATCGCGCTCAACGGCTTCCGCGGCGAAGACGTGCTGCGGCTCTCCGCCTGCCTTGAGGAGCATTTCCCGCATTCCATCGCGAAGGCGGTCGTCCGCCGCGCGGAGGAGGACGAGTTGCGTCACGCGGAGGAGCACGCCGATGTGGAATATGCCGTCGCGCACGGCATCGCTTCGAGTCTGCGCGGGGAGCGGGTCATCATCGGTAGCGCCCACTTTGTCTTTGAGGACGAGGGGATCGGCCTCTCCGAAGAGGATGAAAAGATCATCGTGGAGGAGTGCGCGCACTACTCGCTCCTGTACCTCGCCGTCGGCGCGAAGCTGGCGGGCATCATCTGCATCGCCGACCCTCTGCGCGGGGAGGCCCGCGAAGTCGTATCCGCGCTGCGCGCCGAAGGGCTGGAACATCTCGTCATGCTCACCGGCGACAGCCGTAGGGCGGCGGAAAACACGGCGGCGCAGCTCGGCATCAGCGAGCTGCGTTCGGAGATGCTGCCAGTCGACAAGGCCAAATACGTCAGGGCTCTCGTGGAAAAGCGGCGCGTGGTCATTATGGTGGGGGACGGCGTCAACGATTCGCCGGCCCTCTCCGCCGCCAGCGTCGGTGTCTCCATGAGGAGCGGCGCGGACATCGCGCAGGAGGTGGCCAACGTCGTATTGCTGGAAAACGGCCTCGGCGCGCTGATTGACGCGCGGCGTATCAGCCGGGGGACGATGCGGAAGATAAACCGGAACTACTGCTTCATCGTCGGCACGAATACTATGCTGCTGCTGCTCGGACTCGGGGGCTTCATCTCTCCCGCCCTCTCGGCGCTGCTGCATAACCTTTCGACTGTGGGAGCGAGTGTCTACAGCCTCGCGCCGGTGCTCGAAGGGGAGATGTGA
- a CDS encoding DUF3793 family protein → MVKNSLESLIAFHCAPTLAGIKAANLFTWHHTREDMADGLIDAARSRLAPYGISMEILCRCERYALIFVYREEMLGRAFTPEAECFLEGYGYAAGSSVAEKLAVLKNRLTLCGEFPHEIGVFLDYPLEDVRGFIENGGDGCKACGTWKVYGDSERALALFERYKRCTDYFCKKIDAGHEMVQLLTAVPSFN, encoded by the coding sequence ATGGTGAAAAACTCTTTGGAGTCGCTTATCGCCTTTCACTGCGCGCCTACTTTGGCGGGGATAAAGGCGGCTAATCTCTTTACGTGGCACCACACGCGGGAAGATATGGCGGACGGCCTGATAGACGCCGCGCGTTCGCGCCTCGCTCCCTACGGCATCAGCATGGAAATTCTCTGCCGGTGCGAGAGGTATGCCCTGATCTTCGTCTACCGCGAGGAGATGCTCGGCAGGGCGTTCACGCCGGAGGCCGAATGTTTCCTTGAGGGTTATGGCTACGCCGCCGGTTCCAGCGTCGCTGAAAAACTTGCCGTTTTGAAGAACCGTCTCACCCTCTGCGGCGAGTTTCCCCATGAGATAGGAGTCTTTCTCGATTATCCTCTCGAGGATGTCCGGGGCTTCATTGAAAACGGGGGGGACGGCTGTAAGGCATGCGGTACCTGGAAGGTCTACGGCGACAGCGAGAGAGCCCTGGCGCTCTTTGAACGTTATAAAAGGTGTACGGATTATTTCTGCAAAAAGATAGATGCCGGTCATGAGATGGTGCAGCTGCTGACGGCGGTGCCCTCCTTCAATTAA
- a CDS encoding GNAT family N-acetyltransferase, whose protein sequence is MELLRIKTDKDERFRAAMELYEESFPLHERRTAESQSAALADEDYHFNLIFDGDIFLGLLLCWETRGFVYVEHFCILPELRGKNYGAKALELLSRGGKGVILEIDPLVDDISVRRKNFYERAGYRTNGFEHVHPPYRRGFNGHRLVIMSSPAPLSEEEYKIFARYLSETVMRDEPRG, encoded by the coding sequence ATGGAACTGTTAAGGATAAAGACTGATAAAGACGAAAGATTCCGCGCGGCGATGGAGCTGTACGAGGAAAGCTTCCCGCTGCATGAGCGGCGTACCGCGGAGAGCCAGAGCGCCGCCCTAGCCGATGAGGATTATCATTTCAATCTCATCTTCGACGGTGATATCTTTCTCGGACTGCTTCTCTGCTGGGAGACGAGGGGTTTCGTCTATGTGGAGCACTTCTGTATTCTGCCGGAGCTGAGAGGCAAAAACTATGGCGCGAAAGCGCTGGAATTACTTTCGCGCGGCGGCAAAGGCGTGATTTTGGAGATCGACCCTCTGGTGGATGATATCTCCGTACGCAGAAAGAACTTTTATGAGAGGGCCGGTTACCGCACCAATGGCTTTGAACACGTACACCCTCCGTACAGGAGAGGTTTTAACGGACACCGGCTCGTTATAATGTCCTCGCCCGCCCCGCTGTCGGAGGAGGAATATAAAATTTTCGCCCGTTATCTCTCCGAGACGGTGATGAGGGACGAGCCCCGCGGCTGA